The Syntrophorhabdaceae bacterium genome segment CATGTCCTTGCAACACCGATAGTGCCTTCCGGGATCGCCCGGGAGATTACCAATGCAAGGAATCATTATCTTCAGAAAGAACGCTGTCTGTTATGCGATATCCTTAGCCAGGAGATGCGGCAAAATAAGCGGGTCGTGATGATGAACACGAACTTCATCGCCATATGCCCCTTTGCATCGAGGTTTCCTTATGAGGTATGGATTCTGCCGAGGTTTCATGCAGCAGACTTTGAACGCCTTACTACGGAAGGGATCAAAAAGGATTTCGCCCTGGCCATGCTTGACATTATGAAGCGCGTTGAAAAACTGGCCAATGCGTATACGTTTGTCTTTCACACATCTCCAAACATACCCAATGAGGTCATTCACGGTGAAGATATACCGATTCACGAATATTTCCACTGGTACATAGAGATACTTCCGAGAGATTTCCGATCCTCCAAGTACAAGAGGGAAGATGAGTTTCACGTTGTTTCCATCACACCGGAAGATGCTGCCGACGCGTTGAAATCACAAAACATATAAAGAGGATACATGAATAAAATACTGAACAGGATATTCTTTTGGTTTGTATTTGGAGTCTTTTTTACCCTGTCCATAGTCATGATTGTCTTTGGTATACTCTTTATCAGGGATGTCTATTACAGCCGGGCCGAGGTGGCTTTCGGATCATTAATCTTCGGGATCATCCTCCTCGTGGCAGGGGGAGGGTTACTTTCTTCTACCATTGCCGAGACCATACGAAAACTCTTACAACGAGATTAAACATTTCAACATAGTGCTAAATAAATAGTTATATCATTTAGTTACATAACAATGTTCACATAAGATTATTGTAAACTTGTCTAACCTATCCACAAGACCTGAAAAAATTTGTAACATCCTCAAAAAAAATATTTAAAAAATCCTTGACAAAAAGATAATCCCGCTGTTAAATAGCTACATATAGTAGACATATTTAGTGTCGATACTATATATAGTGGGGTGAGGGGTTGTTGGTGGGGTTGTTTTTCCGAAAGCAAAATTAAACAATTTTGAGCAATTTTGAACGTTAAAAGGGGGTATGAATGGAAACAACGGATCTTAATCTTTTTGTAAGGACTTCCGAAGAAAGTATAGCCGACTGGGACCGGTCAAAGATCGTTGATGCGCTGATACGGGAGACCTTAGTCGACCGTGATACCGCAAATGAAGTCAGCAAAGATGCTGAGCAGATGATACGGAAATCCGGCATCAAGGTCATTACGGCGCCTCTCATCAGGGAGCTTGTAAACGCAAAGCTGATCGAAAAAGGTCTGGAAAACACAAGGAAGATGCACACGAGACTCGGGATGCCCCTTTACGACGTGGATAGCCTTATCCTCCATCCAAATAAAGAAAACGCCAACGTACCCCATGGTCCTGAGGCAACAAACCTCACCCTTTCCGAGAACATCAAGAAGGAATACGCCCTCCTTTCCGTATTCTCGCAGGACGTTGCTGATGCCCACATGAACGGCGATATCCATCTCCATGACCTCGGTTTTATCGACAGGCCATACTGCAGCGGCCAGTCTCTTGAATACATCAAAAAATTTGGCCTCGACCTGCCCCACTCCCTCTCGATGGCAAAACCCGCAAAACACCCTGAGGTCCTCCTCGCCCACCTCGTCAAGTTCGCCGCTGCCCTCCAGAGCCATTTCGCCGGCGCAATCGGATGGGATGCCATCAACGTCTTCTTCGCCCCCTATTTGGAGGGCATGAGTGATGGCGATGTAAAACAGCTTGCCCAGATGCTTATATTCGAATTTTCACAGCAGGCCGTTGCCCGTGGCGGACAGGCCATCTTTACAGACATCAATATATACTGGGAGATACCGCAACACTTTGTCAATGTCCCTGCTATTGGTCCCGGAGGGAAATTCACCGGCAAGACCTACGGGGAATATGAGAAGGAAGCACAGAGATTCGCATGGGTACTCTTCGAGGTCTTTAAAGAAGGTGACGGGGCCGGACGACCCTTCTTCTTCCCGAAACCGCTTGTCCACATGACAGAGAAGTTCTTCCGCACCGAGGGCCATATGGATTTTCTCAACCTCATTTCAGATGTAGCAGCAGACAAAGGCAATACATACTATGTCTTCGACCGGGGTGAAACGGCGAAGATTTCCGAGTGCTGCCGTCTGAGCTTTAAGCTCGATGAAAAGGACCTCCTCGATGCAAAAGAACCGTGGAGGATGAGATACTGCGCCCTCCAGAATGTCTCCCTTAACCTTCCAAGGCTTGCCTACCTTGCGAAAAATGACGATACACAGTTGTTTAACCTCATTACAGAGCGGTTCGTCCTTGCCGTGAAGGCCCATAAAGAAAAAAGGGTCTTTATGGAGAAACTGCTTTCCCTCGGAGAGGACGGCCCGCTGGCGCTTCTTACGATGAACAGGGACGGGATGCCCTACCTGCGGTTTAACCTTGCCTCTCATCTCGTTGGCATGGTCGGTCTCAACGAACTGGTGCAGATCCACACCGGTGAAGAGATGCACGAGTCCAGACAAGCGCTGAAGTTCGGCATCAAGGTGATGGCCCATATGAACCTCCTGACAGATAAAATGAGGAGACAGGAGAACATGAAGATCGTTCTCGAACAGACACCTGCGGAAAGCACAAGTTACCGGTTTGCAAGGCTTGATATGAGGTACTTTTCACCGCTCTCGGGAAGGGTTGTCAAAGGTGACATCGCATCCGGCGAGATATACTACACGAATTCCACACACCTGAACGTTAAACAGGCCATGAATCCCATCGAGAGGGTCACGAACGAAGGTATCTTCCATCCGCTTATAGAGGCAGGCTCGATCTCCCATGTATGGCTCGGCGAGGCGCATCCATCGCGGGAGGCCGTTTCTGACTTTGTCATCAAGACATTCAAATATACAACGAATGACCAGATAGCCTTCTCTCCAGAGTTCACCACCTGCAACAAATGCCACCGGACCTCAAGAGGG includes the following:
- the nrdD gene encoding anaerobic ribonucleoside-triphosphate reductase → METTDLNLFVRTSEESIADWDRSKIVDALIRETLVDRDTANEVSKDAEQMIRKSGIKVITAPLIRELVNAKLIEKGLENTRKMHTRLGMPLYDVDSLILHPNKENANVPHGPEATNLTLSENIKKEYALLSVFSQDVADAHMNGDIHLHDLGFIDRPYCSGQSLEYIKKFGLDLPHSLSMAKPAKHPEVLLAHLVKFAAALQSHFAGAIGWDAINVFFAPYLEGMSDGDVKQLAQMLIFEFSQQAVARGGQAIFTDINIYWEIPQHFVNVPAIGPGGKFTGKTYGEYEKEAQRFAWVLFEVFKEGDGAGRPFFFPKPLVHMTEKFFRTEGHMDFLNLISDVAADKGNTYYVFDRGETAKISECCRLSFKLDEKDLLDAKEPWRMRYCALQNVSLNLPRLAYLAKNDDTQLFNLITERFVLAVKAHKEKRVFMEKLLSLGEDGPLALLTMNRDGMPYLRFNLASHLVGMVGLNELVQIHTGEEMHESRQALKFGIKVMAHMNLLTDKMRRQENMKIVLEQTPAESTSYRFARLDMRYFSPLSGRVVKGDIASGEIYYTNSTHLNVKQAMNPIERVTNEGIFHPLIEAGSISHVWLGEAHPSREAVSDFVIKTFKYTTNDQIAFSPEFTTCNKCHRTSRGLADTCSYCGSLDVDGITRITGYFTKVSSWNKGKLGELKDRYRNIEYFSETKKKAVNE